The stretch of DNA CAGCTTCTGCAGCGACAACGGACGGGTCACAGCAGCAGCCcgagcagggagctgcctgctgcctttCAGAAGCCTCTTGGCACACCCAGAGCTTGTTACTCCCCAGGCTGCTTACCTTcgtgctttctttccttccagccCCAAACTTTTGTCTTTGCAGAATCAAACCTCATTCATTTGTAGGAGGAAGACTTAAAAGAAAACCCCAGGCTGGGCTAGCCAGCTCCAGAATGGTGAATCCACACCTCAAACCAGAtcttgtttagttttatttaaaaaagcaggATGCACCCAGCTCCTCTGAGCACCCACAGCAGAGGAACAGAAGCCAGAGCACTGCCAACACAAGAATTATTCCTTTTGAGTtagtatcaggaaaaaaaattgcttcatTGGTTCCTGATAGGTTTATTGGTTCAATTCCAACAGGAATTTCACAGTCCTTAAACACTTTCTGGTAAACGTCATAAAAAGGCATCATTGGTCCCAGTGTCTTGTCCCAGCACCACAGTGGGTATTTACATTACCcttttgtagtgggtttacatggcaaggttttggtagcagggggccataggggtggtttctgtgagaaggatctagaagctgccccatgtttggtagggccccactgttttccagagctgagccaataagcgatgttgttttgcgcctctgtgagagcagatttaagacagggaaaaaaatgctgcaacacacagcagctgggagagtgagaggagtgaggaacggccttgcaggtgccaaggtcagtgcagaaggagggggagaggtgctccaggcgccggagcagaagtcccctgcggcctgtggtgaggaccatggtgaagcaggatgtccccctgcagcccatggagtaccacggtggagcagggttccacgctgcaacccatggagaggagaccacgcaagagcaggtgacctggcagcagctgcccgtgggggagccaggttggagcagtttgttcctgagggatggacccatggtacggacccatatctggagcagttctggaagagctgctgcctgtaagAAGCCCAcaccggatcagttcatcaaggactgcatcccgtgggtgggaccccacagcacaggggacgagagtgaccgagaaggagcggcagagaagaagcgctgtagaccgaccataacccccattcccccgcgccgctcggggggagaaggtggaagagggtggatggggggaaggtgcttttggtttctttcctttgtttctcacttctctagcttgttagtaataagcaataaatcttactacctccctatgccgagtctgttttgcccgttacaatcattactgcgtgattttctcgtccttatctcaacctttgagcccttttcacatattttctccccattcctctttgaggagggggagggagagagcggctgtggtggagctcagctgcccactcaagCGGAACCACAACAGTGTCATCTGGCACCTTACTGAGGGTACGCTCCATCCCCTCATCTGGGTCATCAATAAAGGTATGAAACAAGATAGGCCCCAGTACCGACCCCTGGGGGGCACCACTTGTAATGGGACACCAGCTGGACTTAATTAGCCACAAGCCActgggcacagccctgcagccagtTCTGTACCCAGagagggagtggaggggcaggcaccaaGCTGTCCTCTAGagaccagtgacaggacctgagggaatggtgtcaagctgaggcaggggaggttcaggctggacatcaggacgaggttcttcaccgaaaaggtggttgcacactggaacaggctccccagggaagcagtcgctgcaccaagcctgtcggagtttaagaagcgtttggactgtgcttAGTCACATGGCCTGAATTTTGGGGTAGACCTGTGtagtgccaggagctggactcgatgatccttagggggcccttccaacttgggatattctatggttctgtggTTCTAAAAATCTGTGACATTAACCAAGTTGAAGAAAACTTTAAGGAAAAAGGAGGTCGACTCCTTTATTACCTTTTCAATGTAATAATATATAttgaaaatttacattttaacgtatttttcttcctcctgtgttTGCCTTTGACATATAACCAAGACAACAAGAATGCGGTAAGCCGctcacaaacttttttttaaaagtttatacAGTTTTAAGtgtaagattaaaaaatgaCGACAACAACGAAACAGATGGTGGctcactttttattattacataGCCAAACAatacacatgaaagaaaaaattcttaATACTACACTGATATTGGGACAGATGCTAAAAAGCTACACGtgtgtttcagttttcttaagaaaaacagacatagtcaggatgttgtatttcctcgggatggtatctcccctgacggtggtatcttccctaacatcccctctctcttgggccaatttatattattttctatcttttaggtggtgcttgagtggctctagtcaagcatatcttagttatgattggtgtaaagttttcccgtctccctttaaaataataggaaattcagggcgcatgctcagtgaggggtggtcgcaccttggaggcgggtagcttttgggatggaggtgtgttttgctattataatgatattataatgagcaaaaagtacacaaaAAGTACAAGATCCTTTGAATACGCTCTATATGTTTTCGgaggttgaacagtaacaatacaagtgaCATCCTACTTTTTCTtatgctattaaataaaatgtgacaattcagagaacagattaaatatcccatgagatttcagcagggaaaatgagttaatttttcatagttcagagaaaggaaaggctgaaatttcagACAATCTTTACTACTAATCAATCTATCACATCCATGGTCGTAATTGCaagtcgactgctcccaaagcagcagggaatgacacgatcctcgttgtaggacagctgctgccacagcaaagccactgttgcagttcattagagaagcattgcagcagcgcggggcactgtaaaaaggctgcagatcttgtagatacagctgtgccagctggaaaaggaagcacccttaggtgattacctttacccacgtgtgccatgcctacaactctgctggcagaacagattgctcaaacgcccagagcaaaggtggattcgtttgctcaatcctacctttaaattcaggggtgggtaaatagcaaagtGACTGCTTGgagcaatcacctctctctcacacagtcatttctcttaccaaagatgcagaggTGATcatctctggcacagcaacagggacaagctagtggcagcagcttcttccactgccacagctgtccacTAGCTGTGTGAGCCTGCGAGTATGTAGCTACAgatgaccagaagcaaatggtagcctacaCAAATCTACACGAGCtgtggaaactaaacagtcacagtgcattacaggctgaattatttcactatttttatgtccttccaattaattgttttaattggcattggttaacaatgggcttgatttgcaattttacatgtcacaggaatatgtcctatttgagcattaaaaaaaagctgaaattagacatactttgagctcagAGCGATCCACGATAACTGTGTAGTCTGTCTCCGTAGGAACTTTTACAGTGTTCTCATCCCTTGTCTgttgctggtcttcttcccaagaacgttCAGGAATCAccgcttgaaatgcccaggaatctggaaggacacaaatttcttcagtcaggttttctgtttatctagaatacagtctcagtgaagtatcctgtacctgccaaacagtctctttctacaaatacagagacagagttgttatcgtcttcactgagaaatacttggcttctcccttctttccagctaaagtcactgctccataaacattagaaactaagacaaaaaaaaaaaaggcaaacaaaaatacccacaaacaaacaaaaagcactcaTGAAAAGGttaatagaggaaaaaaagagtcatGTTGCCGattcaggttagggaacacatcTTGGAGTACAACATTAGGGCCTAAGGCTCCTATTTcacatgttactctggatccacgcatcttgaagtgcagctttttcacctaagctgctcGTTATTGGCAAGCACCTCGTACAATAAAAGAATGGCAGTGACtgtcagtgactgctggctttcaggtaggtaccattagaaaaaaacagactttagaatCAAAACACCAGCACCTACACAAACATGTGGGCTTGGCTTGCACAATTAGAAGAGCAACATCATTATGGAGTAAACTGTGTGATgatttttgagagctgtaacagaaaaaacagagtgaaattgaaggctaaagctaataaatagtgcaatcctcctcagcaagaataaGGACATCTTATtggacttctcccttaccatttgaCCTTGGATTTTCATTAGCTatagttccccatcttggtgtcgaatatccacaaagcttagcgctttccttttcagtgttaagtttcACTTGACATATGTCAGAAACGTGTTTTtccacaaactcttcttcaGCACTATCGTTTTGGTCACCTGTTGGTACTCTGTTCTCTTTATCGAATTGAGAACTCCTCCTTCTCTTTGCTGCAGCACGcgcacagttgttccttctgcgCTTTCTTTCTGACACACCTACAgagagacagcataaaaaaataatccaaaacagaaccaaaagaattctttcttcaaaatccattatcttcatcttactcgactgacaaggaaaacagaggaactgagctaccactgcctatatccctacatatgctgagaaaagagttgaaagttcatggggtcagtttgcta from Anas platyrhynchos isolate ZD024472 breed Pekin duck chromosome 2, IASCAAS_PekinDuck_T2T, whole genome shotgun sequence encodes:
- the LOC113842916 gene encoding uncharacterized protein isoform X3, with amino-acid sequence MTAAPVDASTPISNGVSERKRRRNNCARAAAKRRRSSQFDKENRVPTGDQNDSAEEEFVEKHVSDICQVKLNTEKESAKLCGYSTPRWGTIANENPRSNDSWAFQAVIPERSWEEDQQQTRDENTVKVPTETDYTVIVDRSELKLAQLYLQDLQPFYSAPRCCNASLMNCNSGFAVAAAVLQRGSCHSLLLWEQSTCNYDHGCDRLISSKDCLKFQPFLSLNYEKLTHFPC
- the LOC113842916 gene encoding uncharacterized protein isoform X1; amino-acid sequence: MAELDEDRYRYRCLPEPPAPTPAAPVRKTRGSCATASGVGGSALWRSSTRFSSPTRGGWRVGVSERKRRRNNCARAAAKRRRSSQFDKENRVPTGDQNDSAEEEFVEKHVSDICQVKLNTEKESAKLCGYSTPRWGTIANENPRSNDSWAFQAVIPERSWEEDQQQTRDENTVKVPTETDYTVIVDRSELKLAQLYLQDLQPFYSAPRCCNASLMNCNSGFAVAAAVLQRGSCHSLLLWEQSTCNYDHGCDRLISSKDCLKFQPFLSLNYEKLTHFPC
- the LOC113842916 gene encoding uncharacterized protein isoform X2; its protein translation is MAELDEDRYRYRCLPEPPAPTPAAPVRKTRGSCATASGVGGSALWRSSTRFSSPTRGGWRVGVSERKRRRNNCARAAAKRRRSSQFDKENRVPTGDQNDSAEEEFVEKHVSDICQVKLNTEKESAKLCGYSTPRWGTIANENPRSNDSWAFQAVIPERSWEEDQQQTRDENTVKVPTETDYTVIVDRSELKCPALLQCFSNELQQWLCCGSSCPTTRIVSFPAALGAVDLQLRPWM
- the LOC113842916 gene encoding uncharacterized protein isoform X4, whose amino-acid sequence is MAELDEDRYRYRCLPEPPAPTPAAPVRKTRGSCATASGVGGSALWRSSTRFSSPTRGGWRVGVSERKRRRNNCARAAAKRRRSSQFDKENRVPTGDQNDSAEEEFVEKHVSDICQVKLNTEKESAKLCGYSTPRWGTIANENPRSNDSWAFQAVIPERSWEEDQQQTRDENTVKVPTETDYTVIVDRSELKTPR